A single genomic interval of Hevea brasiliensis isolate MT/VB/25A 57/8 chromosome 4, ASM3005281v1, whole genome shotgun sequence harbors:
- the LOC110673236 gene encoding meiotic recombination protein DMC1 homolog isoform X2, whose product MIATLKAEDQNQLQLVEREDIDDEEDLFEAIDKLIAQGINAGDIKKLQDAGIYTCNGLMMHTKKHLTGIKGLSEAKVDKICEAAEKIVNFGYITGSDALLRRKSVIRITTGSQALDELLGGGIETLAITEAFGEFRSGKTQLAHTLCVSTQSVFFLTTGTSSRPDRIIPIAERFGMDPGAVLDNIIYARAYTYEHQYNLLLGLAAKMSEEPFRLLIVDSVIALFRVDFTGRGELAERQQKLAQMLSRLIKIAEEFNVAVYMTNQVIADPGGGVFISDPKKPAGGHVLAHAATIRLMFRKGKGEQRICKVFDAPNLPEAEAVFQITPGGIADAKD is encoded by the exons ATGATAGCTACTCTCAA AGCCGAAGATCAAAATCAGTTGCAGCTTGTGGAACGAGAAGACATTGATGACGAAGAGGACTTGTTCGAAGCCATTGACAAGT TAATCGCACAAGGAATCAATGCAGGAGATATAAAGAAGCTTCAGGATGCAGGGATCTACACCTGTAATGGCTTGATGATGCACACGAAGAAG CACCTGACAGGGATCAAAGGATTATCTGAGGCTAAAGTTGATAAGATCTGCGAAGCTGCTGAGAAGATAGTG AATTTTGGTTATATAACTGGAAGTGATGCTTTGCTCAGA AGGAAGTCAGTGATTCGCATCACGACAGGAAGCCAAGCCCTTGATGAACTATTAGGAG GTGGGATTGAAACTCTGGCTATTACAGAAGCTTTTGGAGAATTCCG ATCTGGGAAAACACAGCTTGCTCATACTCTGTGTGTCTCTACACAG TCTGTTTTCTTCTTAACTACGGGCACTTCCAGCCGACCAGATAGGATTATTCCAATAGCTGAAAGATTTGGCATGGACCCAGGAGCAGTCCTTGACAAT ATCATTTATGCTCGTGCATATACATATGAACATCAGTACAACCTGCTTCTTGGTCTGGCTGCAAAAATGTCTGAAGAGCCATTCAGActtctg ATTGTGGATTCCGTAATTGCTCTCTTTCGAGTGGATTTCACTGGTAGAGGAGAACTTGCAGAGCGCCAG CAAAAGTTAGCACAGATGCTCTCCAGATTGATAAAGATAGCTGAGGAATTCAATGTTGCAGTTTACATGACTAACCAAG TTATTGCTGACCCAGGTGGAGGAGTGTTCATATCAGATCCAAAAAAACCAGCAGGAGGCCATGTGCTTGCTCATGCAGCCACAATCAGGTTGATGTTCAGGAAAGGCAAAGGTGAACAACGCATCTGCAAGGTGTTTGACGCGCCAAATCTGCCTGAGGCTGAAGCA GTATTTCAGATTACACCAGGGGGGATTGCGGATGCAAAGGACTAG
- the LOC110673243 gene encoding stem-specific protein TSJT1, with protein sequence MLAVFDKTVAKCPEALQSPNSGSNSAMKDGFLAKHFGSVHPGSVTVNLGSAGVIAYSLDKQNPLLPRLFAVVDDIFCLFQGHIDNVAVLKQQYGLNKTANEVIIVIEAYRTLRDRGPYPADQVVRDIQGKFAFILYDSSSKTTFIAADTDGSVPFFWGADSEDNLVLSDDVQIVQQTCGKSFAPFPKGCFFTTSGGLRSFEHPLNELKPVPRVDSSGQICGATFKVDAETKKEGGMPRVGSAYDWSSNY encoded by the exons ATGTTGGCAGTTTTTGACAAAACGGTAGCTAAGTGCCCGGAGGCGCTGCAGAGCCCGAACTCTGGTTCTAACTCCGCGATGAAAGATGGGTTCTTGGCCAAGCATTTTGGGTCAGTCCACCCCGGTTCTGTCACTGTCAATCTTGGCTCTGCTGGTGTTATTGCTTACTCCCTTGACAAGCAAAACCCTCTCCTCCCTAG ATTATTTGCGGTTGTAGACGACATTTTCTGCTTATTCCAAGGGCACATTGACAATGTTGCGGTCCTTAAGCAACAATATGGCTTAAATAAAACTGCAAATGAGGTGATCATTGTTATTGAAGCTTATAGAACCCTCCGAGATCGAGGGCCTTATCCTGCTGATCAGGTTGTCCGAGACATCCAAGGGAAATTTGCTTTTATTCTATATGATAGCTCTTCAAAAACCACATTTATAGCTGCT GATACTGATGGAAGTGTACCTTTCTTCTGGGGAGCTGATTCTGAAGATAATCTTGTTCTTTCAGATGATGTTCAGATTGTGCAGCAGACCTGTGGGAAATCATTTGCACCATTCCCTAAAG GATGCTTCTTTACAACTTCGGGAGGCTTGAGGAGCTTTGAGCACCCTCTGAATGAGTTGAAGCCAGTTCCAAGAGTGGACAGTTCAGGTCAGATTTGTGGTGCAACTTTCAAGGTGGATGCAGAGACTAAAAAGGAAGGTGGCATGCCAAGAGTTGGGAGTGCTTACGACTGGTCCTCAAACTACTAA
- the LOC110673236 gene encoding meiotic recombination protein DMC1 homolog isoform X1 produces the protein MIATLKAEDQNQLQLVEREDIDDEEDLFEAIDKLIAQGINAGDIKKLQDAGIYTCNGLMMHTKKHLTGIKGLSEAKVDKICEAAEKIVNFGYITGSDALLRRKSVIRITTGSQALDELLGGGIETLAITEAFGEFRSGKTQLAHTLCVSTQLPTNMRGGNGKVAYVDTEGTFRPDRIIPIAERFGMDPGAVLDNIIYARAYTYEHQYNLLLGLAAKMSEEPFRLLIVDSVIALFRVDFTGRGELAERQQKLAQMLSRLIKIAEEFNVAVYMTNQVIADPGGGVFISDPKKPAGGHVLAHAATIRLMFRKGKGEQRICKVFDAPNLPEAEAVFQITPGGIADAKD, from the exons ATGATAGCTACTCTCAA AGCCGAAGATCAAAATCAGTTGCAGCTTGTGGAACGAGAAGACATTGATGACGAAGAGGACTTGTTCGAAGCCATTGACAAGT TAATCGCACAAGGAATCAATGCAGGAGATATAAAGAAGCTTCAGGATGCAGGGATCTACACCTGTAATGGCTTGATGATGCACACGAAGAAG CACCTGACAGGGATCAAAGGATTATCTGAGGCTAAAGTTGATAAGATCTGCGAAGCTGCTGAGAAGATAGTG AATTTTGGTTATATAACTGGAAGTGATGCTTTGCTCAGA AGGAAGTCAGTGATTCGCATCACGACAGGAAGCCAAGCCCTTGATGAACTATTAGGAG GTGGGATTGAAACTCTGGCTATTACAGAAGCTTTTGGAGAATTCCG ATCTGGGAAAACACAGCTTGCTCATACTCTGTGTGTCTCTACACAG CTTCCTACCAACATGCGAGGTGGGAATGGAAAGGTTGCTTATGTTGATACCGAAGGAACTTT CCGACCAGATAGGATTATTCCAATAGCTGAAAGATTTGGCATGGACCCAGGAGCAGTCCTTGACAAT ATCATTTATGCTCGTGCATATACATATGAACATCAGTACAACCTGCTTCTTGGTCTGGCTGCAAAAATGTCTGAAGAGCCATTCAGActtctg ATTGTGGATTCCGTAATTGCTCTCTTTCGAGTGGATTTCACTGGTAGAGGAGAACTTGCAGAGCGCCAG CAAAAGTTAGCACAGATGCTCTCCAGATTGATAAAGATAGCTGAGGAATTCAATGTTGCAGTTTACATGACTAACCAAG TTATTGCTGACCCAGGTGGAGGAGTGTTCATATCAGATCCAAAAAAACCAGCAGGAGGCCATGTGCTTGCTCATGCAGCCACAATCAGGTTGATGTTCAGGAAAGGCAAAGGTGAACAACGCATCTGCAAGGTGTTTGACGCGCCAAATCTGCCTGAGGCTGAAGCA GTATTTCAGATTACACCAGGGGGGATTGCGGATGCAAAGGACTAG